The proteins below are encoded in one region of Streptomyces spinoverrucosus:
- a CDS encoding DUF5997 family protein, whose amino-acid sequence MKSHQTTQTMKPATAAKKLGVYLPATPAEFQEGVVSRAELNEFQANPPQWLRELRRNGPHPRPVVAAKLGVSIAGLARGGVTEPLTTEQIETLKQECPEWLEKERATQVEVRKEAARLKQQKAERP is encoded by the coding sequence ATGAAGTCGCACCAGACCACCCAGACGATGAAGCCCGCGACCGCGGCGAAGAAGCTGGGTGTGTACCTCCCCGCCACGCCCGCCGAGTTCCAGGAGGGCGTCGTCTCGCGCGCCGAGCTCAACGAGTTCCAGGCCAATCCGCCCCAGTGGCTGCGGGAGCTGCGACGCAACGGTCCGCACCCGCGGCCGGTGGTGGCGGCGAAGCTGGGCGTCTCCATCGCGGGTCTCGCGCGTGGCGGGGTGACCGAGCCGCTCACCACCGAGCAGATCGAGACGCTGAAGCAGGAGTGTCCCGAGTGGCTGGAGAAGGAGCGGGCCACGCAGGTCGAGGTGCGCAAGGAAGCGGCCCGGCTGAAGCAGCAGAAGGCCGAGCGTCCCTGA
- a CDS encoding acyl-CoA dehydrogenase family protein yields the protein MTDPEAAHAHWLHTARELADDLATDAVEREQAGKTPHDEVERLREAGLLTLLAGTEHGGGGSDWRTAYAVVRTIAAADGAIGRLLGSHYFLSAGARFFAPPAVAARVERESAAGRWCWGGGIASREAPLTLTPAGDGYLLDGHHSGVTGAAVADRLLVRAARSGTGEPLAVLADPAHPGVGYRTDGETFGQRLAAVGGVDFDAVPVAAGDVFGSLSADEGVLSPFAGLAAPVARLVSAHFCLGVAEGLLAEAREYNRPGGPTQDPYLVSCYGELAVLARSASALAGQAVDALTRGLSRGEDLDDDECAEITVLASVAEAAATRAAQEITTRALDVIGTRAAAQRHGLDRFWRDTRTHTLREPVAHRLREVGDYFLNGAHPAFALP from the coding sequence ATGACCGACCCGGAAGCCGCGCACGCGCACTGGCTGCACACAGCCCGGGAGTTGGCGGACGACCTGGCCACCGACGCGGTCGAGCGCGAACAGGCCGGGAAGACGCCGCACGACGAGGTCGAACGGCTGCGCGAGGCGGGGTTGCTGACCCTCCTCGCTGGCACCGAACACGGCGGAGGCGGCTCGGACTGGCGTACCGCCTACGCGGTGGTCCGTACGATCGCGGCGGCCGACGGTGCGATCGGCCGGCTGCTCGGCAGCCACTACTTCCTGTCCGCCGGCGCCCGCTTCTTCGCCCCTCCCGCCGTCGCCGCCCGCGTCGAGCGGGAGTCGGCGGCGGGCCGGTGGTGCTGGGGCGGCGGCATCGCCTCCCGCGAGGCGCCGCTGACCCTGACCCCCGCCGGGGACGGCTACCTCCTGGACGGTCACCACAGTGGCGTCACCGGAGCCGCAGTCGCCGACCGGCTGCTGGTGCGCGCGGCGCGGTCCGGCACCGGTGAGCCGCTGGCCGTCCTGGCCGATCCGGCCCACCCGGGCGTGGGGTACCGCACCGACGGAGAGACGTTCGGGCAGCGGCTGGCGGCCGTCGGCGGGGTGGACTTCGACGCCGTGCCGGTCGCGGCGGGTGATGTGTTCGGGTCGCTCTCCGCGGACGAGGGCGTGTTGTCGCCGTTCGCCGGGCTGGCCGCGCCGGTCGCGCGGCTGGTCTCCGCGCACTTCTGTCTCGGGGTCGCCGAGGGACTGCTGGCCGAGGCGCGCGAGTACAACCGGCCGGGTGGCCCGACGCAGGACCCGTACCTGGTCAGCTGCTACGGGGAACTCGCCGTGCTCGCCCGGTCCGCCTCCGCCCTCGCCGGGCAGGCGGTCGACGCGCTGACGCGCGGACTGTCACGGGGCGAGGACCTGGACGACGACGAGTGCGCGGAGATCACCGTCCTGGCGAGCGTCGCCGAGGCGGCCGCCACCCGGGCCGCGCAGGAGATCACCACGCGTGCCCTGGACGTGATCGGCACGCGGGCCGCCGCCCAGCGCCACGGGCTCGACCGCTTCTGGCGCGACACCCGCACCCACACCCTGCGCGAACCCGTCGCCCACCGGCTCCGCGAGGTCGGCGACTACTTCCTCAACGGCGCGCACCCGGCGTTCGCCCTGCCCTGA
- a CDS encoding XdhC family protein: protein MLDIADELHRWAEEGRDFAVATVIAVSGSAPRAPGAALAVDTEGTAIGSVSGGCVEGAVYDLCVQSLQNGETIRQRFGYSDEDAFAVGLTCGGEIEVLITPVTQDREVITSALRAAARGEPMALAQVAAGPTELIGKQLLVHPDGTYETNVTDLDEAPLKGRGAVTCAAPPRGRDHPQTTRTRRTTSPLERIATETHALLEAGRTGTTELCDLTLFVQSRTPPPRLIIFGAIDFAAALTRTAKLLGYHVTLCDARPVFATRARFPEADDIVVDWPHRYLRRTRTDARTVLCVLTHDAKFDVPLLTEALRLPVAYVGAMGSRRTHEDRERRLREAGLGERELARLRSPIGLDLGARTPEETAVSIAAEIIAARRGGTGVPLTDSGTPIHREEAMTAA from the coding sequence ATGCTTGACATCGCCGACGAACTGCACCGCTGGGCCGAGGAGGGCCGCGACTTCGCCGTCGCCACGGTCATCGCCGTCTCCGGCAGCGCACCCCGCGCCCCCGGCGCCGCCCTCGCCGTCGACACCGAGGGCACGGCCATCGGCTCGGTCTCCGGTGGCTGCGTCGAGGGGGCGGTGTACGACCTGTGCGTCCAGTCCCTCCAGAACGGCGAAACAATCCGCCAACGCTTCGGCTACAGCGACGAGGACGCCTTCGCGGTGGGCCTGACCTGCGGCGGCGAGATCGAGGTCCTGATCACACCGGTCACCCAGGACAGAGAGGTCATCACAAGCGCCCTGAGGGCCGCGGCGCGCGGAGAGCCCATGGCTCTGGCCCAAGTGGCAGCGGGCCCCACGGAACTGATAGGCAAACAGCTGCTCGTACATCCAGACGGAACGTACGAGACGAATGTGACTGACCTGGATGAAGCACCCCTCAAGGGGCGCGGGGCTGTCACATGTGCGGCTCCGCCGCGTGGACGCGACCATCCACAAACAACCCGCACCCGCCGGACGACATCACCACTGGAACGCATCGCGACCGAAACCCACGCCCTGCTGGAAGCAGGCCGCACCGGCACGACAGAACTCTGCGACCTCACCCTCTTCGTACAGTCCCGAACACCCCCACCCCGCCTGATCATCTTCGGCGCCATCGACTTCGCCGCAGCCCTCACCCGCACCGCCAAACTCCTCGGCTACCACGTCACCCTCTGCGACGCCCGCCCCGTCTTCGCCACCCGCGCCCGATTCCCCGAGGCCGACGACATCGTCGTCGACTGGCCACACCGCTACCTCAGGCGAACCCGGACCGACGCGCGCACGGTCCTGTGCGTCCTCACGCACGACGCCAAGTTCGACGTACCCCTCCTGACCGAAGCCCTGCGGCTGCCGGTGGCGTACGTCGGCGCGATGGGCTCCCGCCGTACCCACGAGGACCGTGAACGGCGGCTGCGGGAAGCCGGCCTGGGGGAGCGGGAGTTGGCCCGCCTGCGCTCACCGATCGGCCTGGATCTCGGCGCCCGTACGCCCGAGGAGACGGCCGTGTCCATCGCCGCCGAGATCATCGCGGCCCGGCGCGGCGGCACGGGCGTACCGCTGACCGACTCGGGGACGCCGATCCACCGGGAGGAGGCCATGACGGCGGCGTGA